The window AAAGGGTGAGCGTGAGCGTGAGTTGAGTAGGGGAAAGTATGTAGAAAAGGGAAGGCGTTAATTCCATGTCCATTCCAATGCAATCTGtatatatagtagtatatcAATGAGTCTGATGACGATTTGTtgggctttttatttttatttatttttttcctttctgctttccttttataatatttatccCTCTTGGCATAATTGATCATGAGAAAAGAAGGCCCCGACGGCGATATGAATGCATACTTATTATCTTATCACTATCTACGTCTCTTTTCAATATATAGGTATGTGCATAGaagtatatatgtgtgtgtaaaCGTTTGCATGTGGAATACGCTTCTAGGTATATGcacatgtatacatataAGACAAgcactttttttccctaatTGGCCGTATTGAGGAATAACAATAGATACATTGTCTTATTATCATGTTAATTGAAATGTGCACTTTATTCTGACCCATCTTTGTAAATTCATCTGAACATCTCTTTCAAGTCAACACCGCCTCCTCTTTTATCTCACATACTTCAACTCCTGTTCACTTTCCATCACACTCATTTACAACTTCAACGgcctctccttctttatttctttatttctttatttcttcccACCCCATCATGTCTTTATTCCTTCATCtgtacatacacacacacacacacacacatttCCATTACTCAATTTATATCAAAAACCCACACATCAACACCACAAGGCAAacacatcaccatcaccatgacttctctctcccttcccCCATCGCCCCTCTTCCAACTCAcgcccttcttcctcctcctgctcctctACGGCCTCTGCCCACAGCACTTCCCCCCCTCCACCGCAACAACCATGCTCTTCGTCCTCTACGCCATCCTCGCCCAGCTCGCCATCCACCGCGCCTCCACaatctccatcctccacaacgccagcatcatcctcctcagcgCCGCCCACCTCGCAGTCGCCGCAATCTACACGCTCTACTACACCGCCCCGGCGGTCGTCCGCGCTCGAAACGCCCTCTTCGCCTACTTTGACAGAGTGCACCGGCAGATTCGCCTGCTGAAGAATTTGCTAAAGATTAGATATCGCGTCCCGACTCCGACTTGCTTGACGCTGCCGCTTGATATACTGCGCGAGGATGATGCCTTTGAAAAAACAGCCTCGGTATACTCACAAAATACAGTCTCTGCCTCTCAATGGCGTTGTAAAGAACTAAGCAGCTTTGTCCCTCCGCCGTTCGAAAGGCGCGGGTATCTGCCCTATCAGCCATATCCAATCGTCTGGTTCTTCCGCAACTTATTTTACTTCATGCGAGCTATTGTACTATGCGTTTATACCACGTTTCTATCAATATTCTTCACTGTAAAGTTCTTCCACGACACAACAGTCTCGTCTATCTGTTTCACAGGAGCCTGCTTCACCTTCGTTATCAAGCGCATTGTCAAGCCGTACTTCCGCTTACCATGGCACCTCGTAAAGTTCATTATTCGACAATTTCCAACTTTTACCTTCTTCGCTGTGCATCTCACTGTCACATTTATTGTATTGTCCTTTGGAGAGATGACTGCTCTGTGGACGTGTATATTTACGGAATTCTGGCTACTATCCCGGCTAGAGCGCTTATGATTTTTCAACAGCTGGCATGTTAGAGGAAATAAGAGGAAGGACAGGGCAGGAAAGGAAATCGACTATGTTGTTTCATATAAAATATAGGCAAGCTCATAAATTGACCGCGCCTTTAAGCTGTGCTAGATGCTGTCCCTTTTACCATTTATACTCATACATGATTTGATATCtttgacaaaaaaagaagaggaaagaaagaaagaaagagagaaagaaaaagaagagaaaagaagagaaaagaagaaaagaagaagaaaagaagaagaaaaaatcccAGCGCCAGATCCAGTACATAACCGCAATACCACTTAACTTGTAGTAATTCTTCTGACCCACAGCGTAGTTGGTTCGTATTCTGCATTTTTGTCTTGGCGCTTGTATGCCCTGTGCAACTTCAAGCCCAAGTCGTATTCTTCGTGCTGAATGTCCGCTAGCTCTTGTTTCAGCCCTTCTACTTTCTGCTTCTCGACCTCCCTCTTTCGAAGCACCTCTTCGCTGGCCATCAAATTATCTCGAGGCATCAGCTCCGTCATCTGTTGGATGctcttgttgatgttgagcTTGCGGTGAGCCAATCCCGACAGAATAGCGTTTAGTTGCGCAATTCTGTCGTCACCTGATGCCAATTCTGGCGGCGCGGGAGGAAGTGGCTTGGTGATGGACATTATGGAATTTCGACGAGATGATTCCATATTACTGACGGCCCGGCCGTGGACAGGCCCATTGAGAGATACTTCGCTCGAGACCGCAATCTGGTTACCAGCGCCATATGGGCTAGGCATTTGCGTCCTTTGCTTAGGCATCGTTATTGTTTGACTGGCAGAAGGAACATTATGAATTTCCCGCTTCGACAATGGGCCCGGACGGGTCACGACAGGGACAGCAGACTTGGTAATTGTAGGCATTTGTTCTTCCGAAGGCTGCTGGGGAGTGCCCGCATTTGAAGTAGCGTAGGTGGTGACACTGAAACGCGAAGGGGGTTGCGTCCACGTTTCGCCGATATTGGTGCGCTGAGGCGCCGTTTCATAAAGTCCAGTAGTAGCGGCAGTAGCCGAGGCTCTCCGGGGGGGAGGATTTATGTAAGCCGGACTTGAACCTGATGGGTTAGAGGATGCTGCAGGCTCGACTTGATGGTTTTGCGCTGGTTTCCTCTTGATAATCCTCAACGCTGTAGGAGTCAACTCCGCAATGGAAGGTGACTGCGCACGAGCTGGTTCCAAAGATTGTGGTGTCGGGTACCTCTGATTGGGAGGCGGCGTGGGAAGAGCATTGATATCGTTGGTATTATGTGGCGTGAAACTGGACCCTGGCGTAGCTGTGTTCTGGGGCTTTTGCAACTGCGCCGAGGGGAGAAGGTCGCGGTCTGCTATTCCTTGCTGGTGCGGAGGTGATTCCAGCTCAGAGGACGACTGAATACGCGGCAGGGGAGCTGATATGTTTCGAGGGCCATTGTAAGTGCGGCTGATGCgtttgctgcttcttcgcgGAATATTAACGGGCGCGGTACCTGGACTGCCCCGCGTTGGCCGATCAGACAAATTCTCTGTCG is drawn from Trichoderma asperellum chromosome 4, complete sequence and contains these coding sequences:
- a CDS encoding uncharacterized protein (EggNog:ENOG41~TransMembrane:6 (o6-27i34-52o64-83i189-211o217-237i258-291o)), with translation MTSLSLPPSPLFQLTPFFLLLLLYGLCPQHFPPSTATTMLFVLYAILAQLAIHRASTISILHNASIILLSAAHLAVAAIYTLYYTAPAVVRARNALFAYFDRVHRQIRLLKNLLKIRYRVPTPTCLTLPLDILREDDAFEKTASVYSQNTVSASQWRCKELSSFVPPPFERRGYLPYQPYPIVWFFRNLFYFMRAIVLCVYTTFLSIFFTVKFFHDTTVSSICFTGACFTFVIKRIVKPYFRLPWHLVKFIIRQFPTFTFFAVHLTVTFIVLSFGEMTALWTCIFTEFWLLSRLERL
- a CDS encoding uncharacterized protein (EggNog:ENOG41); the protein is MWDRARASATAGLDRMHRRHLTGTASGAASCEAPSADKPASEAPMPMSMSWTTISTSTSSSTFYQTTVDGPANALGIDIVANAAATPHRPLRPRRLPQLDAHSARVTSALHTGIISTDDPADYAAPLSHPAFEPPPRNPRRLLRQRSKDSTWSFATPANPEPQIVTDSESNYTSDGDGYSSSPAPNFELASMYSRRRPQALDQISPPSSPETGAFKYDAPVSPLDDEDADYHRENPFKGNQRQQPFTTPRHMTDRPIPTHQYRPYHPAAETMNPSFESSRGLEDAPVQHVALPRSNKMRLPTVNESSVAQRFKFLTKGASTPTENLSDRPTRGSPGTAPVNIPRRSSKRISRTYNGPRNISAPLPRIQSSSELESPPHQQGIADRDLLPSAQLQKPQNTATPGSSFTPHNTNDINALPTPPPNQRYPTPQSLEPARAQSPSIAELTPTALRIIKRKPAQNHQVEPAASSNPSGSSPAYINPPPRRASATAATTGLYETAPQRTNIGETWTQPPSRFSVTTYATSNAGTPQQPSEEQMPTITKSAVPVVTRPGPLSKREIHNVPSASQTITMPKQRTQMPSPYGAGNQIAVSSEVSLNGPVHGRAVSNMESSRRNSIMSITKPLPPAPPELASGDDRIAQLNAILSGLAHRKLNINKSIQQMTELMPRDNLMASEEVLRKREVEKQKVEGLKQELADIQHEEYDLGLKLHRAYKRQDKNAEYEPTTLWVRRITTS